The following coding sequences lie in one Pontibacter sp. G13 genomic window:
- a CDS encoding LytTR family DNA-binding domain-containing protein produces the protein MKCIAIDDEPLALKVIQEFCHQVPFIELEGIFTSPMEAIGYLSAHPVDLIFCDIQMPHLNGVDFILSQPHPPLIVFTTAHPEYAVQGFEVDAVDYLLKPVPFNRFLQACQKAHNRLGFNQHKSEKQNLFTASYLLIRVGYDTVKLNLADILLIEGQKDYIKIQTIDQAYLTKGTLKSMETKLPHREFVRVQKSFIVSLAHIEKIEHNHICMGKYRIPISDRYRDHFYETLHDQSL, from the coding sequence ATGAAGTGTATAGCAATTGATGATGAGCCACTTGCGCTCAAGGTAATACAAGAGTTTTGCCACCAGGTTCCCTTCATTGAGCTGGAGGGAATCTTTACGAGTCCTATGGAAGCCATCGGATACCTGAGCGCCCACCCAGTCGACCTGATTTTTTGCGATATCCAAATGCCGCATTTGAACGGGGTGGATTTCATCCTATCCCAGCCTCATCCGCCTTTGATTGTATTCACAACCGCTCATCCAGAGTATGCAGTGCAGGGATTTGAAGTGGATGCCGTCGATTATTTGCTGAAGCCCGTTCCTTTCAACCGATTTCTCCAAGCATGCCAAAAAGCACATAATCGGCTAGGATTCAACCAGCATAAATCAGAGAAGCAGAACCTTTTCACGGCTTCCTATTTGCTCATTCGGGTGGGGTATGATACTGTCAAGCTCAATCTAGCCGACATTCTTTTGATAGAAGGACAAAAAGATTATATCAAAATTCAGACGATCGATCAGGCCTATTTGACCAAGGGAACCCTGAAATCAATGGAAACCAAATTGCCCCACAGAGAATTTGTCAGGGTTCAGAAGTCTTTTATCGTCTCACTCGCGCACATCGAAAAAATCGAGCACAATCACATCTGCATGGGAAAATATCGTATTCCGATCAGCGACCGATACCGAGATCATTTTTATGAAACCCTTCACGATCAATCGCTATAG
- a CDS encoding DUF4249 family protein — protein MNRYSLLIPVLLLLTGCDSLDLQTADADIPVVQAYLQPDSPIEVEIWRQLIFQSEDTTQMFLTDLGVFLSNGDDTYHLVHTDSGRYTHEDIVVSPGQQWTLSFTYRDKEVGANTLIPGKPENFQSSGSTIEVFSFGGGFGGGTPPSPPEPIDLTWDNPEGNYHMIVVENTEEDPELINEDTDRPPRNFRNAPTQSSSQELNPFTFNYYGRHRVILYQLNPEYAALYEQLGTSSLDIVAPPSNISEGLGIFTGIHTDTLFVEVVPQ, from the coding sequence ATGAACCGATATTCCCTATTAATCCCAGTGCTCCTGCTACTTACAGGCTGTGATTCATTGGATCTTCAAACAGCAGACGCGGACATCCCCGTTGTCCAAGCCTACCTTCAGCCCGATTCCCCCATTGAGGTTGAAATATGGCGCCAACTCATCTTTCAATCGGAAGATACTACCCAAATGTTCCTGACAGATCTAGGGGTGTTTCTATCCAATGGGGACGATACCTACCACTTGGTCCATACCGATTCCGGAAGGTACACCCACGAAGACATTGTCGTGAGCCCCGGCCAACAGTGGACTTTATCCTTTACATACAGGGATAAGGAGGTCGGGGCAAACACCTTGATTCCCGGCAAACCGGAGAATTTTCAGAGTTCAGGCAGCACCATAGAGGTCTTTTCATTTGGGGGAGGATTCGGCGGCGGAACACCCCCCAGTCCTCCGGAACCGATCGATCTGACTTGGGACAATCCCGAAGGAAATTATCACATGATTGTGGTCGAAAACACAGAGGAAGATCCAGAGCTAATCAATGAGGATACGGATCGACCTCCTAGGAACTTTCGAAATGCCCCTACCCAATCCAGTTCACAGGAATTGAATCCTTTCACCTTCAACTACTATGGTCGTCACCGGGTGATCCTCTACCAATTGAATCCCGAGTACGCAGCACTTTACGAGCAATTAGGTACAAGTTCTCTCGATATCGTAGCCCCTCCTAGCAACATATCAGAAGGGTTGGGCATTTTTACAGGAATCCATACCGACACGTTGTTTGTCGAGGTAGTACCCCAGTAA
- the glsA gene encoding glutaminase A, with product MLTTDQVTQKETQNLFRLLDREQKGEISNAVFWQNLERQGITPTDPRLQGAIQPPMSREIPRDIDESQFHEILQQNALIKKALSKQLAIPEFERFCKILTEIFEDTKKNKSGKVADYIPQLARMNPEHYAMSICTVDGQRFSIGDSDKLFCLQSSCKPINYLLALDEMGTSDVHRHVGREPSGVSFNELTLNSRGLPHNPMINSGAIMSCSLIGRDLDLSEKFDKVQQAWSQLCGNAPVYFNNSVFLSERQTADRNFALAYFMRENNAFPPDTNLLETLEFYFQCCAIESNTHDLSVAAATLANAGTNPLTGEALYKPSTVKNCLSLMLSCGMYDFSGEFAFKIGLPAKSGVSGVLMLVIPNLMGITIWSPRLDRHGNTVRGVEFCERLTETFSFHHYDSLRGNTQKINPRQAISVTKTAQMVQAIWAASMGDLDELILLQSEGLDLNIADYDGRTPLHLAASENHVEIVQYLIDSGVDLAPKDRWGGTPSEDAKRHGHQKVVDLLSKHLKSENGKPAPSNP from the coding sequence ATGCTGACGACAGATCAAGTAACCCAAAAAGAGACTCAAAACTTGTTTAGACTCCTAGACAGAGAGCAGAAAGGCGAAATTTCAAACGCGGTATTTTGGCAGAACCTTGAGCGTCAAGGTATCACGCCAACAGATCCGCGGTTGCAAGGGGCCATCCAGCCTCCCATGAGTCGAGAGATCCCCAGAGATATCGATGAATCTCAATTCCATGAAATCCTACAGCAGAATGCGCTGATCAAAAAAGCGCTCTCCAAACAGCTGGCGATTCCGGAATTTGAGCGATTCTGCAAGATTCTCACCGAGATCTTTGAGGATACGAAAAAGAACAAATCAGGCAAGGTCGCGGATTACATCCCCCAGCTGGCCCGAATGAATCCAGAGCATTATGCCATGTCCATCTGTACCGTGGATGGGCAAAGGTTCTCCATAGGAGATTCGGACAAGCTTTTTTGCCTACAGTCTTCGTGCAAACCCATTAACTACCTACTAGCGCTGGACGAAATGGGCACAAGTGATGTCCACAGACATGTAGGGAGGGAACCGAGTGGAGTCTCTTTCAACGAGCTCACGCTAAATAGCAGGGGACTCCCCCACAATCCCATGATCAACTCAGGTGCCATCATGAGTTGCTCGCTAATCGGAAGAGATCTCGATCTTTCGGAGAAATTTGACAAGGTACAGCAGGCTTGGAGTCAATTATGCGGAAATGCTCCAGTTTATTTCAATAATTCTGTTTTCTTGTCGGAAAGACAGACCGCAGATCGTAACTTTGCCCTCGCTTATTTCATGCGGGAGAACAACGCCTTTCCACCAGATACCAATCTACTGGAGACGCTTGAGTTCTATTTCCAGTGTTGTGCGATCGAATCAAACACACACGATCTTTCAGTTGCTGCGGCTACCTTGGCCAATGCCGGTACCAACCCATTGACGGGCGAAGCACTTTACAAGCCATCTACGGTGAAGAATTGCCTCTCCCTGATGCTGAGTTGCGGCATGTACGATTTTTCGGGTGAATTTGCCTTTAAAATCGGACTTCCAGCCAAGAGTGGCGTATCTGGCGTCCTGATGTTGGTGATCCCTAATTTGATGGGGATCACGATCTGGTCGCCAAGATTGGACCGGCACGGGAACACGGTCAGAGGGGTAGAGTTTTGCGAGAGATTGACGGAGACCTTTAGCTTCCATCATTACGATTCACTTCGTGGAAATACGCAGAAAATCAATCCCAGACAGGCGATTTCGGTCACCAAAACCGCTCAAATGGTCCAGGCCATCTGGGCTGCCAGCATGGGAGACTTGGACGAATTGATCCTTTTGCAATCCGAAGGGCTTGATTTGAACATCGCCGACTATGACGGCCGTACGCCCCTCCACCTCGCTGCTTCCGAAAATCATGTCGAAATCGTCCAATACCTGATTGATTCAGGCGTGGACTTGGCCCCCAAAGATCGATGGGGAGGCACTCCCTCCGAGGATGCCAAACGACATGGACATCAGAAAGTGGTGGATTTGCTATCCAAACACCTGAAATCGGAAAACGGAAAACCCGCTCCTAGCAACCCTTAA
- a CDS encoding ammonium transporter — translation MNTGDTAWILVATAMVMLMTPAGLALFYGGLSNKKNVINTVGMSFVSFCTATIMWIVAGYSIAFSEGGNAVFGNLDHAFLAGIGINDLSGTIPELLFATFQGMFAAIAVAIISGSVVERIKFSTWIIFSSLWVLLVYAPLVRMIWGGGLLSDMGELDFAGGTVIHVNAGVAGLVLALLLGKRKFNQSHDPSSTKLTILGTALLWFGWFGFNAGSQLAADGVAANAFLVTNFAACAGGIVWLIMEWIDTNKPSTIGLASGVISGLVGITPAAGYVGPAGALAIGLSSGLIGFFAVVKLKKSLKIDDTLDAFGIHGLVGIWGSIATGFFADPAINGAAGLLYGNPEQVLPQIIAVLATIVFSIVGTFILYQLTCLITKGGRIDENSEIEGMDKSLHQETSFS, via the coding sequence ATGAACACTGGAGACACTGCCTGGATTTTGGTCGCTACGGCCATGGTTATGCTCATGACACCTGCTGGATTGGCCCTTTTTTACGGAGGCCTTTCAAACAAGAAAAACGTCATCAATACGGTTGGGATGAGCTTTGTCTCATTCTGTACCGCAACCATCATGTGGATTGTAGCTGGGTACTCGATTGCTTTCAGCGAGGGAGGAAATGCGGTATTCGGAAACCTTGATCACGCATTTCTCGCCGGAATCGGCATCAATGATCTCAGCGGTACAATTCCCGAGTTGCTCTTTGCTACGTTCCAAGGCATGTTCGCTGCAATCGCAGTCGCCATTATTAGCGGATCTGTCGTAGAACGAATCAAATTTTCTACCTGGATCATCTTCTCTTCCTTGTGGGTCTTGCTGGTCTATGCACCACTTGTCAGAATGATCTGGGGTGGCGGACTCCTCAGCGATATGGGCGAGCTTGACTTTGCCGGTGGTACGGTCATTCACGTCAATGCAGGGGTAGCGGGTCTGGTCCTGGCTCTTTTGCTCGGCAAACGCAAATTCAACCAATCTCATGACCCATCTTCTACCAAGTTGACGATTCTGGGAACTGCCTTGCTATGGTTCGGTTGGTTTGGATTCAACGCGGGGAGCCAGTTGGCAGCCGACGGAGTAGCCGCGAATGCATTCTTGGTGACCAACTTCGCTGCATGTGCAGGCGGAATCGTGTGGCTCATCATGGAATGGATCGACACCAACAAGCCTTCCACGATTGGACTTGCTTCCGGGGTAATCAGTGGATTGGTGGGAATCACTCCCGCAGCGGGATATGTCGGCCCGGCAGGCGCATTGGCGATCGGTCTTTCCTCTGGCCTGATTGGGTTCTTTGCGGTGGTGAAATTGAAAAAATCACTCAAAATAGACGACACCCTCGACGCATTTGGAATCCACGGTCTGGTGGGCATCTGGGGTTCCATTGCGACGGGGTTCTTTGCCGATCCTGCCATCAATGGTGCGGCAGGGTTGCTCTACGGCAATCCAGAACAAGTACTCCCCCAAATCATTGCAGTATTGGCGACGATTGTGTTCTCCATCGTGGGCACATTTATCCTCTACCAACTTACCTGCTTGATCACCAAAGGAGGTCGTATTGATGAGAATTCCGAAATAGAAGGAATGGACAAAAGTCTCCACCAAGAGACCAGCTTTTCCTAA
- a CDS encoding glutamine synthetase beta-grasp domain-containing protein translates to MSILKCEYIWLDGYKPEPNLRSKTKIVITDEIPTPENLPLWSYDGSSTMQAEGSSSDCILKPVRVVKDAGREDGYLVMCEVLNPDGTPHLTNKRATYEDQADYWFGFEQEYVIMKDGRPLGFPKDGYPAPQGEYYCGVGHEAVIGRELVEEHLNLCLKSGLRITGVNAEVMLGQWEFQLLGIGAKAASDDLWIARYLLQRVSESHGVTIDLHPKPVKGDWNGSGMHTNFSNEHMRTVGGKEYFEGLLKALENRHEAHIAAYGAHNHERLTGLHETQAIDTFSYGVSDRGASIRIPISTVEDGWVGYLEDRRPGSNADPYEVTAALLETLPTPIIAA, encoded by the coding sequence ATGTCGATTTTGAAATGTGAGTACATCTGGCTGGACGGTTACAAGCCAGAACCCAATCTGAGAAGCAAGACGAAAATTGTCATCACGGACGAAATCCCCACTCCAGAAAATCTACCACTATGGTCCTACGACGGGAGTTCGACCATGCAGGCAGAAGGGTCTTCCTCCGATTGTATCCTCAAACCCGTGCGAGTGGTGAAGGATGCAGGCAGAGAAGATGGCTACCTCGTCATGTGCGAAGTACTCAATCCTGATGGCACCCCCCACTTGACCAACAAAAGGGCTACCTACGAAGACCAGGCTGATTACTGGTTCGGATTTGAACAAGAATATGTCATCATGAAGGATGGACGTCCGTTGGGATTCCCCAAAGACGGTTATCCAGCCCCACAGGGGGAATATTATTGTGGCGTGGGCCACGAAGCGGTGATCGGCCGCGAATTGGTGGAAGAGCACCTCAACCTCTGCCTGAAATCCGGCTTGAGAATTACCGGCGTCAATGCAGAAGTCATGTTGGGACAATGGGAATTCCAACTCTTGGGAATCGGGGCCAAAGCCGCCTCTGATGACCTTTGGATTGCCCGTTACTTGCTCCAGCGTGTGTCGGAATCTCATGGTGTGACGATTGATCTTCACCCCAAACCAGTCAAAGGGGACTGGAATGGATCTGGTATGCACACCAATTTCTCCAACGAGCACATGCGTACCGTCGGTGGCAAGGAATACTTTGAAGGACTCCTCAAAGCCCTCGAAAACCGCCACGAAGCGCACATTGCTGCCTATGGTGCTCACAACCACGAAAGACTTACGGGTCTGCATGAAACCCAGGCGATCGATACTTTTTCCTACGGTGTAAGTGACCGAGGAGCTTCTATTCGGATTCCCATCTCAACCGTCGAAGACGGTTGGGTGGGCTATCTGGAAGACCGCCGTCCAGGATCCAATGCCGATCCTTACGAGGTGACTGCAGCTCTGCTGGAAACCCTACCTACCCCAATTATAGCAGCTTGA
- a CDS encoding sensor histidine kinase, whose translation MKRYSALISVGIHVILWGLLLILSMIFAPPIQTSLPNDFPIVSILAYAFVFYGTFWGVKELLFKRRVWGFVGLSILLLTGGYLARYQIQRSVIPPFKQVFEHDRFHPGHPEEIDDENRKKPFRSFHADRGVNRFMMGRFAVMNLVGNLLFYCLALSIRLIQKWQLDERQKEALERAKFQSELQFLKQQIHPHFLFNSINSIYALSIEGSPKTTEAIVKLSSMLRYMLYERADERVLLTDELAFIQDYIDLQSLRLTQEVRVEYRQQGDPEKLRIEPFILVPLIENAFKYGADNLHPSFIDIHIEVQAPRLLVHISNRIINDPISYGDASGIGNQNIRRRLELLYPEDHTFQIQESDQIYSVALSLKLRP comes from the coding sequence ATGAAACGATATTCAGCGCTCATTTCCGTAGGCATACACGTGATTCTCTGGGGGCTTCTGCTGATTCTCAGCATGATATTCGCACCGCCCATCCAGACGAGCCTCCCGAATGATTTCCCGATCGTGTCCATTCTGGCCTACGCATTCGTATTCTACGGGACATTCTGGGGGGTCAAGGAATTGCTGTTCAAAAGGAGAGTATGGGGTTTTGTCGGATTGAGCATCTTGCTGCTGACAGGAGGATACCTCGCTCGATATCAGATCCAACGTTCAGTCATACCTCCCTTCAAGCAGGTGTTTGAGCATGACCGTTTCCATCCGGGGCACCCTGAGGAAATAGATGATGAAAATCGGAAAAAACCCTTTCGCAGTTTTCATGCTGATCGGGGGGTAAATCGATTCATGATGGGGCGATTTGCAGTCATGAATCTCGTCGGGAATCTGCTTTTTTACTGTTTGGCACTTTCCATCAGACTTATTCAGAAATGGCAGCTTGATGAGCGGCAGAAGGAGGCTTTGGAGCGTGCAAAGTTCCAAAGCGAGCTCCAATTCCTCAAGCAACAAATCCATCCGCACTTTCTCTTCAATTCGATCAACAGCATTTACGCCCTATCCATCGAAGGCTCCCCAAAGACCACCGAAGCCATTGTGAAACTTTCTTCCATGCTCAGATACATGCTATATGAGCGGGCTGATGAACGGGTATTGCTGACGGACGAATTGGCATTCATCCAAGACTATATCGATCTACAAAGTCTGAGACTTACACAAGAAGTTCGCGTCGAATATAGACAGCAGGGGGACCCCGAAAAACTCCGGATCGAGCCGTTTATTCTAGTTCCACTCATCGAGAATGCTTTCAAATACGGCGCAGACAACCTTCATCCCTCGTTTATCGACATACATATCGAGGTTCAAGCGCCAAGGTTGTTGGTTCATATTTCCAATCGGATCATCAATGATCCCATCTCATACGGAGATGCTTCCGGGATCGGCAATCAAAATATTCGCCGGAGACTGGAACTTCTTTATCCAGAAGACCACACCTTCCAAATTCAGGAATCGGACCAGATTTACAGCGTGGCGCTCTCGCTGAAACTACGTCCATGA
- a CDS encoding tetratricopeptide repeat protein, which translates to MMIGWILPSSSSAQELSQPLDSLLDEISSFSGNGHAKEALVQLDSIRKILLPAPDSEEDWKFKKAYGVVYMDQGDMDAAKSQMLPLYRANWKQMPQHIRGQMARAVNDLGLLYFRIGKMDSARAMHDHSLLMYQSVGDDKGISMNYGNIAVILSDIGRRDSAIYFCKKSLQIARENDNLESAGFALLNLGLYEIAEGTYAEAIRHLLESREYFKQMDRHDLIYRIDLRIAQFYLKIEDFEGARPYIMRGKEYADSVGIDAHLCRSYRNLGDYFEGIGDYEAALVAFDSVEVVARRMSHAKLVSIGVTSQAMVLRGMEQYRRSIDLYMKGIEEMGDLFPGMRVHAWTGIGKCQMALANYRAALNAAEEGERIARQAQIYESHRFDLIGLKVRAHRGMGQYKLAFDYLDQYQGIQDSTLTGADQREIARQEYEFQKIYEQRIYDLEREQSEVKHQHEMDRARITRNSIIGVTLLLFGALFFVYLSYERKKRDNRLLALRAEQLRYKHRQLEEAHEKEQALLNDYISEKDRRIAAITMTQMEFGNQLKKISDTIGKIQPATSKCGEAITQVQRMLKAGIKDENQWDSFVHQFDQVHPRFFDVLRNSYPGLTVNDQKICAYIKIGMDNKSIASVTDLTLNTVKSRIYRLKKKMGLEPDDSIREVVLSMN; encoded by the coding sequence ATGATGATAGGTTGGATTCTTCCGAGCTCTTCATCTGCTCAGGAGCTCAGCCAGCCTTTGGACTCCTTGCTCGATGAAATTTCCTCTTTTTCTGGAAATGGTCATGCCAAAGAAGCGCTCGTTCAATTGGATTCTATCCGAAAGATCCTTCTTCCTGCGCCTGATTCGGAAGAAGATTGGAAGTTCAAGAAAGCCTATGGAGTGGTCTACATGGATCAAGGGGATATGGATGCTGCCAAGTCTCAGATGCTTCCGCTTTATCGGGCCAACTGGAAGCAGATGCCTCAGCACATTCGCGGGCAGATGGCCAGAGCGGTGAATGATTTGGGACTGCTGTATTTTCGGATTGGCAAGATGGACTCCGCAAGAGCGATGCATGATCATAGCCTCCTCATGTACCAATCGGTTGGTGATGATAAGGGCATCTCGATGAATTATGGAAATATCGCCGTGATCTTGTCCGACATCGGGAGGCGCGATTCCGCCATTTATTTCTGCAAAAAGAGTCTTCAGATCGCTAGAGAGAATGACAACCTTGAATCTGCAGGTTTCGCCCTTCTGAATTTAGGTCTCTACGAAATTGCCGAAGGTACTTACGCCGAGGCCATTCGCCACTTGCTGGAGTCGCGAGAGTATTTCAAGCAAATGGATCGCCACGATCTGATCTACCGGATCGATCTCCGAATTGCCCAATTCTACCTCAAAATCGAGGACTTTGAAGGCGCTCGACCATATATCATGCGTGGGAAGGAATATGCCGATAGCGTTGGGATTGATGCTCACCTTTGTCGTTCCTATCGGAATTTGGGGGACTATTTTGAGGGGATTGGAGACTATGAAGCTGCCTTGGTGGCATTTGATTCTGTGGAGGTGGTGGCTCGTAGAATGTCCCATGCCAAGTTGGTCTCTATCGGCGTGACATCTCAAGCGATGGTTTTGAGGGGGATGGAGCAATATCGGCGTTCTATCGATCTGTATATGAAGGGCATCGAGGAAATGGGCGATTTGTTTCCGGGGATGCGCGTGCATGCATGGACGGGAATCGGAAAATGTCAGATGGCTTTGGCAAATTATCGAGCGGCATTGAATGCTGCAGAAGAAGGAGAGCGAATTGCCCGACAGGCTCAGATATATGAATCCCATAGATTCGATTTGATCGGACTCAAGGTGCGTGCTCACCGAGGAATGGGGCAATACAAACTAGCCTTTGACTATTTAGACCAATATCAGGGCATTCAGGACTCGACGCTCACGGGAGCTGATCAACGAGAGATTGCACGGCAGGAGTATGAATTCCAGAAAATCTATGAGCAGCGTATTTACGATCTAGAGCGGGAGCAATCAGAGGTGAAGCATCAGCACGAGATGGATCGAGCCAGAATTACCCGCAATTCCATCATCGGCGTAACCTTGCTCCTGTTTGGGGCACTATTTTTTGTCTACCTCTCTTATGAGCGCAAAAAGCGGGACAATCGCCTGCTGGCTTTGCGGGCAGAACAATTGCGGTATAAACACCGACAATTGGAGGAAGCGCATGAAAAAGAACAAGCCCTCCTCAACGATTATATTTCCGAAAAAGATCGAAGAATTGCCGCGATCACCATGACCCAGATGGAATTCGGCAATCAGCTCAAGAAGATTTCAGATACCATCGGTAAGATTCAACCCGCGACCTCCAAATGTGGCGAAGCCATCACGCAGGTCCAGCGAATGCTAAAGGCAGGAATCAAGGACGAAAACCAATGGGATAGCTTTGTACATCAATTCGATCAGGTCCACCCTCGGTTCTTCGATGTCCTCCGGAATTCTTACCCCGGATTGACCGTCAATGATCAGAAAATCTGTGCATACATCAAGATCGGGATGGACAACAAGTCCATTGCCTCTGTTACAGACCTCACGCTCAATACCGTGAAAAGCAGAATCTATCGCCTCAAAAAGAAAATGGGACTTGAACCAGATGATTCCATTCGAGAGGTAGTGCTTTCGATGAATTAG
- a CDS encoding L,D-transpeptidase family protein → MDTALRKFGIYALILAIMLTSLIAALRLWRDNRVSSRVLEKKPRTNETVAAQVGSKVWNGVGDELNAAGFETYPPFLRILAFKESRKVEIYGRTVESESWRWIKQYDFTAFSGKLGPKLKQGDLQIPEGIYQIEYLNPNSRYHLSAKISYPNEFDRKMAQKDGRTNLGGDIFIHGKAVTIGCIPIGDRAIEELYLLLMHAHHHPIPCIIAPRDFRAGHTFPKIEEIDWEAELYASIAEAL, encoded by the coding sequence ATGGACACAGCCCTTCGTAAATTTGGGATCTACGCATTGATTCTGGCCATCATGTTGACTTCCCTTATCGCCGCATTACGACTCTGGCGCGACAATCGAGTTTCCTCCCGAGTATTGGAAAAGAAACCCCGGACCAACGAGACGGTGGCTGCTCAAGTGGGTTCCAAGGTGTGGAATGGGGTAGGGGATGAACTCAATGCTGCAGGTTTTGAAACGTATCCGCCATTTCTCCGAATTTTGGCCTTCAAGGAATCCCGCAAGGTGGAGATCTATGGAAGAACTGTCGAGTCTGAATCTTGGCGCTGGATCAAACAATATGATTTCACGGCTTTCAGTGGAAAGCTCGGCCCCAAATTGAAGCAGGGAGATCTGCAGATTCCCGAAGGCATTTATCAAATCGAATACCTAAATCCGAACAGCCGCTATCATCTTTCCGCCAAAATCAGTTACCCCAATGAATTCGACCGGAAAATGGCTCAGAAAGACGGCCGTACCAACTTGGGGGGCGATATCTTCATTCACGGAAAGGCGGTGACTATAGGATGTATTCCCATCGGCGATCGAGCCATAGAGGAGCTTTATCTATTGCTCATGCACGCCCATCATCATCCCATTCCCTGTATCATCGCCCCCAGAGATTTCCGGGCTGGACATACTTTCCCCAAAATTGAGGAGATTGATTGGGAGGCGGAACTGTATGCGTCCATTGCCGAGGCTTTGTAG
- a CDS encoding DinB family protein: protein MKHAAIGRLKGHIQDLPANLQSFTPESLQEPRVPGKWSRIQIVGHLVDSATRNLIRFQEVQFHPAPYRLTPYPQEDLVQANFYQEASKEDLLSLWAALNQQIVFVLEQLPEEALKWSMDIGEGEIKDMDFWIEDYVGHLEHHLQQIFE, encoded by the coding sequence ATGAAACATGCAGCTATCGGTAGGTTGAAAGGACACATTCAAGACCTGCCAGCCAACCTCCAATCATTCACGCCGGAATCCCTGCAAGAACCACGAGTTCCCGGCAAGTGGTCTCGTATTCAGATCGTCGGGCATTTGGTGGATTCTGCCACCCGAAATCTGATCAGGTTTCAGGAAGTCCAATTCCACCCAGCTCCCTACCGATTGACCCCATATCCACAGGAAGACCTCGTCCAAGCGAATTTCTATCAAGAGGCCTCTAAGGAGGATTTGTTGTCGCTTTGGGCTGCGCTGAATCAACAGATCGTTTTTGTACTGGAGCAATTGCCAGAGGAAGCGCTGAAATGGTCGATGGATATCGGTGAAGGTGAGATCAAGGACATGGATTTTTGGATCGAAGACTATGTAGGACATCTCGAGCATCACCTCCAGCAGATTTTCGAGTAG